Proteins encoded by one window of Anguilla rostrata isolate EN2019 chromosome 9, ASM1855537v3, whole genome shotgun sequence:
- the LOC135262337 gene encoding phosphofurin acidic cluster sorting protein 1-like isoform X3, which translates to MSERGGLPRTGGAPSPHLQPSKPVTITSNRPVQMNLYATWEVDRSSPSCVPRLFNLTLKKLVILKELDKDLTSVVIAVKLQGSKRILRSNEILLSSAGLTETDLQLTFSLQYPHFLKRDANKLQIMLQRRKRYKNRTILGYKTLALGLINMAEVMQHPSEGAQVLGLHSNVKDASVPVAEIRVYSLSSQPIDHEGPKAKLSADRSPDIDNYSEEEEESYSSEQEGSDDPIQGQYLFDEEEEVRKKKPRRKLASTASIARVNQPNIKQKFVALLKRFKVSDEVGFGLEHVSREQIQDVEEDLDELYDSLEMYNPSDSGPEMEETDSILSTPKPKLKPFFEGVSQSSSQTEFGSLSRDILSPGEQPPSDKMKRSRSRNLDDNISETDTLELNEEEMFGDMAPSITVSVPEKPRTPMKSQSLPSPRLDGGQTPRQKRSTPLKERQLSKPLSERTNSSDSERSPELGYTPQVPRKAVYDQLNQILLSDAALPESLILVNSSDWQGQYVAEVLQAQKQPVVCTCSGAEIQAVLSAVLTRIQKFCNCNASVPRPVKVTAVGGQSYLGAILRFFVTQLANKTSDWLGHMRFLVVPLGSHPVAKHLGALDNRYSAAFLDSAWRDLFSRLEPPQNEVLDVAGRISQYINGAVVTHQLPIAEAMLTCKHRILDEDSYQKFIPFIGVVKVGLIEPSQASAGGDTEEGMPVSLAVPSTSPPSHGSPTGGAKDVVATPPSSPSMSSGLTVLGSPSMSHGVDAIGLQVDYWVASGPEKRREGERRDTGSKNTLKCAFRSLQVSRLPGGGASEPQLLPNTMAMTVVTKEKNKKVPTIFLGKKPKEKDVDSKSQIIDGITRLICSAKQQQTILKVSVDGVEWNDVKFFQLAAQWPTHVKYLPVGLFGYSKPSS; encoded by the exons ggcTCTAAGCGTATTTTACGCTCCAATGAGATCTTGTTGTCTTCAGCTGGACTGACAGAAACAGACCTGCAGCTCACATTCTCTCTACAG TACCCACactttttaaagagagatgcCAATAAGCTGCAGATCATGCTCCAGCGACGCAAGAGGTACAAGAACCGCACAATCCTGGGCTACAAGACGCTGGCACTGGGCCTGATCAATATGGCCGAG GTGATGCAGCACCCCAGTGAAGGGGCTCAGGTTCTGGGGCTCCACAGCAACGTGAAGGACGCCTCCGTCCCCGTGGCCGAGATCCGCGTCTACTCCCTCTCCAGCCAGCCCATCGACCACGAGGGGCCCAAGGCCAAGCTGTCCG cagATCGCTCCCCAGATATTGATAACTactctgaggaagaggaggagagctaCTCATCGGAGCAGGAAGGCAGTGACGACCCCATTCAGGGTCAG TACCTGtttgatgaagaggaagaggtcCGCAAGAAGAAACCCCGCCGCAAACTGGCCTCCACAGCCTCCATTGCCCGTGTTAAT CAACCCAACATCAAGCAGAAGTTTGTGGCCCTTCTGAAAAGGTTTAAAGTGTCAGACGAG GTGGGGTTTGGGTTGGAACATGTTTCCCGGGAACAGATCCAAGATGTGGAGGAGGATCTTGACGAACTGTACGACAGTCTAGAGATGTACAACCCCAGCGACAGTGGGCCAGAGATGGAGGAGACTGACAGTATCCTCAGCACCCCTAAACCCAAACTCAA acctTTCTTTGAGGGTGTATCCCAGTCGAGCTCGCAGACTGAGTTTGGCAGCTTGAGCCGGGACATCCTTAGTCCT ggggagcagccCCCATCGGACAAAATGAAGCGCTCCCGCAGCCGCAATCTGGACGATAACATCTCAGAGACAGACACGCTG gAGCTGAACGAGGAGGAGATGTTTGGAGACATGGCTCCCAGcatcactgtttctgttccagAGAAGCCAAGGACTCCCATGAAGAGCCAAAGCCTGCCCTCTCCCAG GCTGGACGGTGGCCAGACCCCCAGGCAGAAGCGCAGTACTCCTCTGAAGGAGAGGCAGCTCTCCAAACCGCTCAGCGAAAGAACCAACAGCTCCGACAGCGAGAGGTCGCCTGAGCTCGGATACACACCCCAG gTGCCCAGGAAAGCTGTGTATGACCAGCTGAACCAGATCCTCCTGTCAGATGCGGCCTTGCCTGAAAGCCTGATCCTGGTGAACAGCAGTGACTGGCAGGGCCAG TACGTGGCGGAGGTCCTGCAGGCGCAGAAGCAGCCGGTGGTTTGCACGTGCTCCGGAGCCGAGATCCAGGCCGTTCTCTCCGCCGTCCTCACGCGGATACAGAAGTT CTGTAACTGCAACGCCTCCGTGCCCCGGCCCGTTAAGGTGACAGCGGTGGGGGGTCAGAGCTACCTGGGGGCCATCCTGCGCTTCTTCGTCACCCAGCTGGCCAATAAGACGTCTGACTGGCTCGGGCACATGCGCTTCCTGGTGGTGCCCCTGG GCTCGCATCCTGTCGCTAAGCACCTGGGTGCCCTGGACAACCGGTATAGCGCAGCCTTCCTGGACAGTGCCTGGAGAGACCTGTTCAGCCGCCTGGAACCCCCCCAGAACG AGGTTCTGGACGTGGCCGGCCGGATCAGCCAGTACATCAATGGAGCCGTAGTCACTCACCAGCTGCCCATCGCTGAAGCCATGCTGACCTGCAAGCATCGCAT TCTGGATGAAGACTCCTACCAGAAGTTTATTCCCTTCATTGGG GTGGTGAAAGTTGGGCTAATCGAACCGAGTCAGGCCTCTGCAG ggggcgataCTGAGGAGGGCATGCCTGTCAGCCTGGCTGTCCCATCCACCTCCCCTCCATCTCACGGATCTCCGACAGGCGGCGCAAAAGACGTGGTTGCAACCCCACCTTCCTCACCCTCCATGAGCAGTGGGCTGACTGTACTGGG GAGCCCCAGCATGTCCCACGGCGTGGACGCCATCGGGCTGCAGGTGGATTACTGGGTGGCGTCCGGGCCGGAGAAGAGGCGGGAGGGCGAGCGGCGCGATACGGGCTCCAAGAACACCCTGAAGTGCGCCTTCCGCTCCCTGCAGGTCAGCCGGCTGCCAGGAGGGGGAGCCAGCGAGCCCCAGCTCCTGCCCAACACCATGGCCATGACGGTCGTCACCAAGGAGAAGAACAAGAAAG TTCCCACCATATTCTTGGGGAAGAAGCCGAAGGAGAAAGACGTGGACTCCAAGAGCCAAATTATAGACGGCATCACCAGACTCATCTGCTCTGCCAAACAGCAGCAAACCATTCTGAAAG TTTCGGTGGACGGGGTGGAGTGGAACGATGTGAAGTTCTTCCAGCTGGCTGCTCAGTGGCCCACGCATGTCAAGTACCTGCCAGTGGGATTGTTTGGGTACAGCAAGCCTTCCTCCTAG
- the LOC135262337 gene encoding phosphofurin acidic cluster sorting protein 1-like isoform X1 — translation MSERGGLPRTGGAPSPHLQPSKPVTITSNRPVQMNLYATWEVDRSSPSCVPRLFNLTLKKLVILKELDKDLTSVVIAVKLQGSKRILRSNEILLSSAGLTETDLQLTFSLQYPHFLKRDANKLQIMLQRRKRYKNRTILGYKTLALGLINMAEVMQHPSEGAQVLGLHSNVKDASVPVAEIRVYSLSSQPIDHEGPKAKLSADRSPDIDNYSEEEEESYSSEQEGSDDPIQGQYLFDEEEEVRKKKPRRKLASTASIARVNQPNIKQKFVALLKRFKVSDEVGFGLEHVSREQIQDVEEDLDELYDSLEMYNPSDSGPEMEETDSILSTPKPKLKPFFEGVSQSSSQTEFGSLSRDILSPQGEQPPSDKMKRSRSRNLDDNISETDTLELNEEEMFGDMAPSITVSVPEKPRTPMKSQSLPSPRLDGGQTPRQKRSTPLKERQLSKPLSERTNSSDSERSPELGYTPQVPRKAVYDQLNQILLSDAALPESLILVNSSDWQGQYVAEVLQAQKQPVVCTCSGAEIQAVLSAVLTRIQKFCNCNASVPRPVKVTAVGGQSYLGAILRFFVTQLANKTSDWLGHMRFLVVPLGSHPVAKHLGALDNRYSAAFLDSAWRDLFSRLEPPQNEVLDVAGRISQYINGAVVTHQLPIAEAMLTCKHRILDEDSYQKFIPFIGVVKVGLIEPSQASAGGDTEEGMPVSLAVPSTSPPSHGSPTGGAKDVVATPPSSPSMSSGLTVLGSPSMSHGVDAIGLQVDYWVASGPEKRREGERRDTGSKNTLKCAFRSLQVSRLPGGGASEPQLLPNTMAMTVVTKEKNKKVPTIFLGKKPKEKDVDSKSQIIDGITRLICSAKQQQTILKVSVDGVEWNDVKFFQLAAQWPTHVKYLPVGLFGYSKPSS, via the exons ggcTCTAAGCGTATTTTACGCTCCAATGAGATCTTGTTGTCTTCAGCTGGACTGACAGAAACAGACCTGCAGCTCACATTCTCTCTACAG TACCCACactttttaaagagagatgcCAATAAGCTGCAGATCATGCTCCAGCGACGCAAGAGGTACAAGAACCGCACAATCCTGGGCTACAAGACGCTGGCACTGGGCCTGATCAATATGGCCGAG GTGATGCAGCACCCCAGTGAAGGGGCTCAGGTTCTGGGGCTCCACAGCAACGTGAAGGACGCCTCCGTCCCCGTGGCCGAGATCCGCGTCTACTCCCTCTCCAGCCAGCCCATCGACCACGAGGGGCCCAAGGCCAAGCTGTCCG cagATCGCTCCCCAGATATTGATAACTactctgaggaagaggaggagagctaCTCATCGGAGCAGGAAGGCAGTGACGACCCCATTCAGGGTCAG TACCTGtttgatgaagaggaagaggtcCGCAAGAAGAAACCCCGCCGCAAACTGGCCTCCACAGCCTCCATTGCCCGTGTTAAT CAACCCAACATCAAGCAGAAGTTTGTGGCCCTTCTGAAAAGGTTTAAAGTGTCAGACGAG GTGGGGTTTGGGTTGGAACATGTTTCCCGGGAACAGATCCAAGATGTGGAGGAGGATCTTGACGAACTGTACGACAGTCTAGAGATGTACAACCCCAGCGACAGTGGGCCAGAGATGGAGGAGACTGACAGTATCCTCAGCACCCCTAAACCCAAACTCAA acctTTCTTTGAGGGTGTATCCCAGTCGAGCTCGCAGACTGAGTTTGGCAGCTTGAGCCGGGACATCCTTAGTCCT cagggggagcagccCCCATCGGACAAAATGAAGCGCTCCCGCAGCCGCAATCTGGACGATAACATCTCAGAGACAGACACGCTG gAGCTGAACGAGGAGGAGATGTTTGGAGACATGGCTCCCAGcatcactgtttctgttccagAGAAGCCAAGGACTCCCATGAAGAGCCAAAGCCTGCCCTCTCCCAG GCTGGACGGTGGCCAGACCCCCAGGCAGAAGCGCAGTACTCCTCTGAAGGAGAGGCAGCTCTCCAAACCGCTCAGCGAAAGAACCAACAGCTCCGACAGCGAGAGGTCGCCTGAGCTCGGATACACACCCCAG gTGCCCAGGAAAGCTGTGTATGACCAGCTGAACCAGATCCTCCTGTCAGATGCGGCCTTGCCTGAAAGCCTGATCCTGGTGAACAGCAGTGACTGGCAGGGCCAG TACGTGGCGGAGGTCCTGCAGGCGCAGAAGCAGCCGGTGGTTTGCACGTGCTCCGGAGCCGAGATCCAGGCCGTTCTCTCCGCCGTCCTCACGCGGATACAGAAGTT CTGTAACTGCAACGCCTCCGTGCCCCGGCCCGTTAAGGTGACAGCGGTGGGGGGTCAGAGCTACCTGGGGGCCATCCTGCGCTTCTTCGTCACCCAGCTGGCCAATAAGACGTCTGACTGGCTCGGGCACATGCGCTTCCTGGTGGTGCCCCTGG GCTCGCATCCTGTCGCTAAGCACCTGGGTGCCCTGGACAACCGGTATAGCGCAGCCTTCCTGGACAGTGCCTGGAGAGACCTGTTCAGCCGCCTGGAACCCCCCCAGAACG AGGTTCTGGACGTGGCCGGCCGGATCAGCCAGTACATCAATGGAGCCGTAGTCACTCACCAGCTGCCCATCGCTGAAGCCATGCTGACCTGCAAGCATCGCAT TCTGGATGAAGACTCCTACCAGAAGTTTATTCCCTTCATTGGG GTGGTGAAAGTTGGGCTAATCGAACCGAGTCAGGCCTCTGCAG ggggcgataCTGAGGAGGGCATGCCTGTCAGCCTGGCTGTCCCATCCACCTCCCCTCCATCTCACGGATCTCCGACAGGCGGCGCAAAAGACGTGGTTGCAACCCCACCTTCCTCACCCTCCATGAGCAGTGGGCTGACTGTACTGGG GAGCCCCAGCATGTCCCACGGCGTGGACGCCATCGGGCTGCAGGTGGATTACTGGGTGGCGTCCGGGCCGGAGAAGAGGCGGGAGGGCGAGCGGCGCGATACGGGCTCCAAGAACACCCTGAAGTGCGCCTTCCGCTCCCTGCAGGTCAGCCGGCTGCCAGGAGGGGGAGCCAGCGAGCCCCAGCTCCTGCCCAACACCATGGCCATGACGGTCGTCACCAAGGAGAAGAACAAGAAAG TTCCCACCATATTCTTGGGGAAGAAGCCGAAGGAGAAAGACGTGGACTCCAAGAGCCAAATTATAGACGGCATCACCAGACTCATCTGCTCTGCCAAACAGCAGCAAACCATTCTGAAAG TTTCGGTGGACGGGGTGGAGTGGAACGATGTGAAGTTCTTCCAGCTGGCTGCTCAGTGGCCCACGCATGTCAAGTACCTGCCAGTGGGATTGTTTGGGTACAGCAAGCCTTCCTCCTAG
- the LOC135262337 gene encoding phosphofurin acidic cluster sorting protein 1-like isoform X2, translating into MSERGGLPRTGGAPSPHLQPSKPVTITSNRPVQMNLYATWEVDRSSPSCVPRLFNLTLKKLVILKELDKDLTSVVIAVKLQGSKRILRSNEILLSSAGLTETDLQLTFSLQYPHFLKRDANKLQIMLQRRKRYKNRTILGYKTLALGLINMAEVMQHPSEGAQVLGLHSNVKDASVPVAEIRVYSLSSQPIDHEGPKAKLSDRSPDIDNYSEEEEESYSSEQEGSDDPIQGQYLFDEEEEVRKKKPRRKLASTASIARVNQPNIKQKFVALLKRFKVSDEVGFGLEHVSREQIQDVEEDLDELYDSLEMYNPSDSGPEMEETDSILSTPKPKLKPFFEGVSQSSSQTEFGSLSRDILSPQGEQPPSDKMKRSRSRNLDDNISETDTLELNEEEMFGDMAPSITVSVPEKPRTPMKSQSLPSPRLDGGQTPRQKRSTPLKERQLSKPLSERTNSSDSERSPELGYTPQVPRKAVYDQLNQILLSDAALPESLILVNSSDWQGQYVAEVLQAQKQPVVCTCSGAEIQAVLSAVLTRIQKFCNCNASVPRPVKVTAVGGQSYLGAILRFFVTQLANKTSDWLGHMRFLVVPLGSHPVAKHLGALDNRYSAAFLDSAWRDLFSRLEPPQNEVLDVAGRISQYINGAVVTHQLPIAEAMLTCKHRILDEDSYQKFIPFIGVVKVGLIEPSQASAGGDTEEGMPVSLAVPSTSPPSHGSPTGGAKDVVATPPSSPSMSSGLTVLGSPSMSHGVDAIGLQVDYWVASGPEKRREGERRDTGSKNTLKCAFRSLQVSRLPGGGASEPQLLPNTMAMTVVTKEKNKKVPTIFLGKKPKEKDVDSKSQIIDGITRLICSAKQQQTILKVSVDGVEWNDVKFFQLAAQWPTHVKYLPVGLFGYSKPSS; encoded by the exons ggcTCTAAGCGTATTTTACGCTCCAATGAGATCTTGTTGTCTTCAGCTGGACTGACAGAAACAGACCTGCAGCTCACATTCTCTCTACAG TACCCACactttttaaagagagatgcCAATAAGCTGCAGATCATGCTCCAGCGACGCAAGAGGTACAAGAACCGCACAATCCTGGGCTACAAGACGCTGGCACTGGGCCTGATCAATATGGCCGAG GTGATGCAGCACCCCAGTGAAGGGGCTCAGGTTCTGGGGCTCCACAGCAACGTGAAGGACGCCTCCGTCCCCGTGGCCGAGATCCGCGTCTACTCCCTCTCCAGCCAGCCCATCGACCACGAGGGGCCCAAGGCCAAGCTGTCCG ATCGCTCCCCAGATATTGATAACTactctgaggaagaggaggagagctaCTCATCGGAGCAGGAAGGCAGTGACGACCCCATTCAGGGTCAG TACCTGtttgatgaagaggaagaggtcCGCAAGAAGAAACCCCGCCGCAAACTGGCCTCCACAGCCTCCATTGCCCGTGTTAAT CAACCCAACATCAAGCAGAAGTTTGTGGCCCTTCTGAAAAGGTTTAAAGTGTCAGACGAG GTGGGGTTTGGGTTGGAACATGTTTCCCGGGAACAGATCCAAGATGTGGAGGAGGATCTTGACGAACTGTACGACAGTCTAGAGATGTACAACCCCAGCGACAGTGGGCCAGAGATGGAGGAGACTGACAGTATCCTCAGCACCCCTAAACCCAAACTCAA acctTTCTTTGAGGGTGTATCCCAGTCGAGCTCGCAGACTGAGTTTGGCAGCTTGAGCCGGGACATCCTTAGTCCT cagggggagcagccCCCATCGGACAAAATGAAGCGCTCCCGCAGCCGCAATCTGGACGATAACATCTCAGAGACAGACACGCTG gAGCTGAACGAGGAGGAGATGTTTGGAGACATGGCTCCCAGcatcactgtttctgttccagAGAAGCCAAGGACTCCCATGAAGAGCCAAAGCCTGCCCTCTCCCAG GCTGGACGGTGGCCAGACCCCCAGGCAGAAGCGCAGTACTCCTCTGAAGGAGAGGCAGCTCTCCAAACCGCTCAGCGAAAGAACCAACAGCTCCGACAGCGAGAGGTCGCCTGAGCTCGGATACACACCCCAG gTGCCCAGGAAAGCTGTGTATGACCAGCTGAACCAGATCCTCCTGTCAGATGCGGCCTTGCCTGAAAGCCTGATCCTGGTGAACAGCAGTGACTGGCAGGGCCAG TACGTGGCGGAGGTCCTGCAGGCGCAGAAGCAGCCGGTGGTTTGCACGTGCTCCGGAGCCGAGATCCAGGCCGTTCTCTCCGCCGTCCTCACGCGGATACAGAAGTT CTGTAACTGCAACGCCTCCGTGCCCCGGCCCGTTAAGGTGACAGCGGTGGGGGGTCAGAGCTACCTGGGGGCCATCCTGCGCTTCTTCGTCACCCAGCTGGCCAATAAGACGTCTGACTGGCTCGGGCACATGCGCTTCCTGGTGGTGCCCCTGG GCTCGCATCCTGTCGCTAAGCACCTGGGTGCCCTGGACAACCGGTATAGCGCAGCCTTCCTGGACAGTGCCTGGAGAGACCTGTTCAGCCGCCTGGAACCCCCCCAGAACG AGGTTCTGGACGTGGCCGGCCGGATCAGCCAGTACATCAATGGAGCCGTAGTCACTCACCAGCTGCCCATCGCTGAAGCCATGCTGACCTGCAAGCATCGCAT TCTGGATGAAGACTCCTACCAGAAGTTTATTCCCTTCATTGGG GTGGTGAAAGTTGGGCTAATCGAACCGAGTCAGGCCTCTGCAG ggggcgataCTGAGGAGGGCATGCCTGTCAGCCTGGCTGTCCCATCCACCTCCCCTCCATCTCACGGATCTCCGACAGGCGGCGCAAAAGACGTGGTTGCAACCCCACCTTCCTCACCCTCCATGAGCAGTGGGCTGACTGTACTGGG GAGCCCCAGCATGTCCCACGGCGTGGACGCCATCGGGCTGCAGGTGGATTACTGGGTGGCGTCCGGGCCGGAGAAGAGGCGGGAGGGCGAGCGGCGCGATACGGGCTCCAAGAACACCCTGAAGTGCGCCTTCCGCTCCCTGCAGGTCAGCCGGCTGCCAGGAGGGGGAGCCAGCGAGCCCCAGCTCCTGCCCAACACCATGGCCATGACGGTCGTCACCAAGGAGAAGAACAAGAAAG TTCCCACCATATTCTTGGGGAAGAAGCCGAAGGAGAAAGACGTGGACTCCAAGAGCCAAATTATAGACGGCATCACCAGACTCATCTGCTCTGCCAAACAGCAGCAAACCATTCTGAAAG TTTCGGTGGACGGGGTGGAGTGGAACGATGTGAAGTTCTTCCAGCTGGCTGCTCAGTGGCCCACGCATGTCAAGTACCTGCCAGTGGGATTGTTTGGGTACAGCAAGCCTTCCTCCTAG
- the LOC135262337 gene encoding phosphofurin acidic cluster sorting protein 1-like isoform X4 codes for MSERGGLPRTGGAPSPHLQPSKPVTITSNRPVQMNLYATWEVDRSSPSCVPRLFNLTLKKLVILKELDKDLTSVVIAVKLQGSKRILRSNEILLSSAGLTETDLQLTFSLQYPHFLKRDANKLQIMLQRRKRYKNRTILGYKTLALGLINMAEVMQHPSEGAQVLGLHSNVKDASVPVAEIRVYSLSSQPIDHEGPKAKLSDRSPDIDNYSEEEEESYSSEQEGSDDPIQGQYLFDEEEEVRKKKPRRKLASTASIARVNQPNIKQKFVALLKRFKVSDEVGFGLEHVSREQIQDVEEDLDELYDSLEMYNPSDSGPEMEETDSILSTPKPKLKPFFEGVSQSSSQTEFGSLSRDILSPGEQPPSDKMKRSRSRNLDDNISETDTLELNEEEMFGDMAPSITVSVPEKPRTPMKSQSLPSPRLDGGQTPRQKRSTPLKERQLSKPLSERTNSSDSERSPELGYTPQVPRKAVYDQLNQILLSDAALPESLILVNSSDWQGQYVAEVLQAQKQPVVCTCSGAEIQAVLSAVLTRIQKFCNCNASVPRPVKVTAVGGQSYLGAILRFFVTQLANKTSDWLGHMRFLVVPLGSHPVAKHLGALDNRYSAAFLDSAWRDLFSRLEPPQNEVLDVAGRISQYINGAVVTHQLPIAEAMLTCKHRILDEDSYQKFIPFIGVVKVGLIEPSQASAGGDTEEGMPVSLAVPSTSPPSHGSPTGGAKDVVATPPSSPSMSSGLTVLGSPSMSHGVDAIGLQVDYWVASGPEKRREGERRDTGSKNTLKCAFRSLQVSRLPGGGASEPQLLPNTMAMTVVTKEKNKKVPTIFLGKKPKEKDVDSKSQIIDGITRLICSAKQQQTILKVSVDGVEWNDVKFFQLAAQWPTHVKYLPVGLFGYSKPSS; via the exons ggcTCTAAGCGTATTTTACGCTCCAATGAGATCTTGTTGTCTTCAGCTGGACTGACAGAAACAGACCTGCAGCTCACATTCTCTCTACAG TACCCACactttttaaagagagatgcCAATAAGCTGCAGATCATGCTCCAGCGACGCAAGAGGTACAAGAACCGCACAATCCTGGGCTACAAGACGCTGGCACTGGGCCTGATCAATATGGCCGAG GTGATGCAGCACCCCAGTGAAGGGGCTCAGGTTCTGGGGCTCCACAGCAACGTGAAGGACGCCTCCGTCCCCGTGGCCGAGATCCGCGTCTACTCCCTCTCCAGCCAGCCCATCGACCACGAGGGGCCCAAGGCCAAGCTGTCCG ATCGCTCCCCAGATATTGATAACTactctgaggaagaggaggagagctaCTCATCGGAGCAGGAAGGCAGTGACGACCCCATTCAGGGTCAG TACCTGtttgatgaagaggaagaggtcCGCAAGAAGAAACCCCGCCGCAAACTGGCCTCCACAGCCTCCATTGCCCGTGTTAAT CAACCCAACATCAAGCAGAAGTTTGTGGCCCTTCTGAAAAGGTTTAAAGTGTCAGACGAG GTGGGGTTTGGGTTGGAACATGTTTCCCGGGAACAGATCCAAGATGTGGAGGAGGATCTTGACGAACTGTACGACAGTCTAGAGATGTACAACCCCAGCGACAGTGGGCCAGAGATGGAGGAGACTGACAGTATCCTCAGCACCCCTAAACCCAAACTCAA acctTTCTTTGAGGGTGTATCCCAGTCGAGCTCGCAGACTGAGTTTGGCAGCTTGAGCCGGGACATCCTTAGTCCT ggggagcagccCCCATCGGACAAAATGAAGCGCTCCCGCAGCCGCAATCTGGACGATAACATCTCAGAGACAGACACGCTG gAGCTGAACGAGGAGGAGATGTTTGGAGACATGGCTCCCAGcatcactgtttctgttccagAGAAGCCAAGGACTCCCATGAAGAGCCAAAGCCTGCCCTCTCCCAG GCTGGACGGTGGCCAGACCCCCAGGCAGAAGCGCAGTACTCCTCTGAAGGAGAGGCAGCTCTCCAAACCGCTCAGCGAAAGAACCAACAGCTCCGACAGCGAGAGGTCGCCTGAGCTCGGATACACACCCCAG gTGCCCAGGAAAGCTGTGTATGACCAGCTGAACCAGATCCTCCTGTCAGATGCGGCCTTGCCTGAAAGCCTGATCCTGGTGAACAGCAGTGACTGGCAGGGCCAG TACGTGGCGGAGGTCCTGCAGGCGCAGAAGCAGCCGGTGGTTTGCACGTGCTCCGGAGCCGAGATCCAGGCCGTTCTCTCCGCCGTCCTCACGCGGATACAGAAGTT CTGTAACTGCAACGCCTCCGTGCCCCGGCCCGTTAAGGTGACAGCGGTGGGGGGTCAGAGCTACCTGGGGGCCATCCTGCGCTTCTTCGTCACCCAGCTGGCCAATAAGACGTCTGACTGGCTCGGGCACATGCGCTTCCTGGTGGTGCCCCTGG GCTCGCATCCTGTCGCTAAGCACCTGGGTGCCCTGGACAACCGGTATAGCGCAGCCTTCCTGGACAGTGCCTGGAGAGACCTGTTCAGCCGCCTGGAACCCCCCCAGAACG AGGTTCTGGACGTGGCCGGCCGGATCAGCCAGTACATCAATGGAGCCGTAGTCACTCACCAGCTGCCCATCGCTGAAGCCATGCTGACCTGCAAGCATCGCAT TCTGGATGAAGACTCCTACCAGAAGTTTATTCCCTTCATTGGG GTGGTGAAAGTTGGGCTAATCGAACCGAGTCAGGCCTCTGCAG ggggcgataCTGAGGAGGGCATGCCTGTCAGCCTGGCTGTCCCATCCACCTCCCCTCCATCTCACGGATCTCCGACAGGCGGCGCAAAAGACGTGGTTGCAACCCCACCTTCCTCACCCTCCATGAGCAGTGGGCTGACTGTACTGGG GAGCCCCAGCATGTCCCACGGCGTGGACGCCATCGGGCTGCAGGTGGATTACTGGGTGGCGTCCGGGCCGGAGAAGAGGCGGGAGGGCGAGCGGCGCGATACGGGCTCCAAGAACACCCTGAAGTGCGCCTTCCGCTCCCTGCAGGTCAGCCGGCTGCCAGGAGGGGGAGCCAGCGAGCCCCAGCTCCTGCCCAACACCATGGCCATGACGGTCGTCACCAAGGAGAAGAACAAGAAAG TTCCCACCATATTCTTGGGGAAGAAGCCGAAGGAGAAAGACGTGGACTCCAAGAGCCAAATTATAGACGGCATCACCAGACTCATCTGCTCTGCCAAACAGCAGCAAACCATTCTGAAAG TTTCGGTGGACGGGGTGGAGTGGAACGATGTGAAGTTCTTCCAGCTGGCTGCTCAGTGGCCCACGCATGTCAAGTACCTGCCAGTGGGATTGTTTGGGTACAGCAAGCCTTCCTCCTAG